One part of the Microbacterium aurugineum genome encodes these proteins:
- a CDS encoding zinc ribbon domain-containing protein — MNASPENQRTLLDIADLDRRIAQAERARTKPSQAGRITELVAIRQEQLRELTALTGARDDVRTELTRLESDVAVVAARRNRDAERLATATNPKDAQALEHELASLAKRQSDLEDAQLDVMGRLEEAEASVAAQQALLETTTAEGTSLTAQAKADVAAATDLGSQLARDRAAVAESVPPQLLAEYSRRAANSAGAALLTRGTCEGCRILLPSTDLNDIRRAADDLVVSCPECGCILVRTEESGLA; from the coding sequence GTGAACGCCAGCCCCGAGAACCAGCGCACCCTGCTCGACATCGCCGACCTGGATCGGCGCATCGCGCAGGCAGAGCGTGCACGAACGAAGCCGAGTCAGGCGGGCCGCATCACCGAACTCGTCGCCATCCGTCAGGAGCAGCTCCGTGAGCTGACCGCTCTCACCGGTGCCCGCGATGACGTGCGCACCGAACTGACACGGCTCGAATCCGACGTCGCGGTCGTCGCGGCGCGTCGGAACCGCGATGCCGAGCGCCTCGCCACGGCCACGAACCCGAAGGACGCACAGGCCCTCGAGCACGAACTGGCGAGCCTCGCCAAGCGGCAGAGCGATCTCGAAGACGCGCAGCTCGACGTGATGGGACGACTCGAAGAGGCGGAGGCCTCCGTCGCCGCGCAGCAGGCGCTGCTGGAGACGACGACGGCGGAAGGCACGTCGCTCACGGCCCAGGCGAAGGCCGACGTCGCGGCGGCGACCGATCTGGGGAGTCAGCTCGCCCGCGACCGTGCGGCTGTCGCCGAGAGCGTGCCGCCGCAGTTGCTCGCCGAGTACTCGCGCCGCGCAGCGAACAGTGCGGGCGCGGCGTTGCTCACCCGGGGAACCTGTGAAGGCTGCCGCATCCTGCTCCCCAGCACCGACCTGAACGACATCCGTCGTGCGGCGGACGACCTCGTCGTGTCGTGCCCCGAGTGCGGCTGCATCCTGGTTCGTACCGAGGAGTCCGGGCTCGCATGA
- a CDS encoding bifunctional 3'-5' exonuclease/DNA polymerase produces the protein MTVPASGVERRIALISLGPQDHVAIELDADDEEQSRTPLRSDDLATWVQSVEAADAPRWIMRSAVETYALLLADGVRIARSHDLVLCHAILRDTSSVETPLPSSPEWERREPTVALPSLFDVFDDERGDDPIASTLDQYRAQRRVIAGAPDGRLTLLCAAESAGGLIAEEMRVAGLPWDEDVHDAILTETLGTRPVAGGVPSRMVELGDRVRDLLGDASLHLDSQQKLLRALHRVGVQVESTSRWELAEHDHPVVEPLLAYKKLSRLLSANGWAWLAEWVHDGRFRPVYIPGGVVTGRWASAGGGALQLPRSLRPAVRADPGWTLVVADVAQLEPRMLAAMASDEAMALAARGSDLYAGVVDSGAVATREEAKYAVLGAMYGATTGDSGRLVPRLRKVYPRAMALVDAAARTGEDGGIVSTWLGRSSPRPSTEWMRLQSDATGADAEPAVVALARRRARDWGRFTRNFVVQGTAAEWSLIWLAEIRHRLQLIPEVSTAAAASGPFARVPHLAFFLHDEVILHVPQEHAETAAEAVREAASVATTRLFGSFPIDVPLDLRIAESAEK, from the coding sequence ATGACGGTGCCGGCGTCGGGCGTCGAACGGCGGATCGCGCTGATCTCGCTGGGGCCGCAGGACCACGTCGCCATCGAGCTCGATGCCGACGACGAAGAGCAGAGCCGCACGCCACTGCGCTCAGACGATCTCGCGACGTGGGTGCAGTCCGTCGAGGCCGCCGACGCTCCGCGATGGATCATGCGTTCGGCCGTGGAGACGTACGCGCTTCTGCTCGCCGACGGGGTGCGGATCGCGCGCAGTCATGATCTGGTACTCTGCCACGCGATCCTCCGGGACACGTCCTCGGTGGAGACTCCGCTGCCGTCCTCCCCGGAATGGGAGCGTCGCGAGCCCACCGTGGCGTTGCCCTCGCTGTTCGATGTGTTCGACGATGAGCGAGGCGACGATCCGATCGCCTCGACCCTCGATCAATACCGTGCGCAGCGCCGGGTGATCGCTGGCGCGCCGGACGGACGCCTCACTCTGCTGTGCGCCGCGGAGTCGGCGGGCGGTCTCATCGCGGAGGAGATGCGGGTCGCGGGCCTGCCCTGGGATGAGGACGTGCACGATGCGATCCTGACCGAGACCCTGGGCACCCGTCCGGTCGCCGGAGGCGTGCCGAGCCGGATGGTCGAGCTCGGTGATCGCGTGCGAGACCTCTTGGGGGACGCATCCCTTCACCTCGACAGCCAGCAGAAGCTGCTCCGCGCGTTGCACCGCGTGGGGGTGCAGGTCGAGTCCACGAGTCGGTGGGAGCTCGCTGAACACGATCACCCGGTCGTCGAACCGCTGCTCGCGTACAAGAAGTTGTCCCGGCTCCTGAGCGCCAATGGCTGGGCCTGGCTCGCCGAGTGGGTGCATGACGGGCGGTTCCGTCCGGTGTACATCCCCGGGGGCGTGGTCACCGGACGATGGGCGTCGGCCGGCGGGGGAGCGCTGCAGTTGCCTCGCAGCCTTCGTCCTGCGGTGCGTGCCGATCCCGGATGGACCCTCGTCGTCGCCGACGTGGCGCAGCTGGAGCCCCGCATGCTCGCCGCGATGGCTTCGGACGAGGCGATGGCGCTCGCGGCGCGGGGGAGCGACCTCTACGCCGGCGTCGTCGACTCCGGTGCGGTCGCGACGCGGGAGGAGGCGAAGTACGCGGTGCTGGGAGCGATGTACGGCGCCACGACGGGAGACAGCGGACGATTGGTGCCGCGCCTGCGCAAGGTGTACCCGCGCGCGATGGCGTTGGTCGACGCGGCGGCACGCACCGGTGAGGACGGAGGAATCGTGTCCACGTGGCTCGGCCGTTCGTCGCCGCGGCCGTCGACGGAGTGGATGCGTCTGCAGTCGGATGCGACGGGGGCCGATGCCGAGCCGGCGGTGGTGGCGCTCGCCCGACGCAGGGCACGCGATTGGGGACGCTTCACGCGCAACTTCGTGGTGCAGGGAACCGCTGCGGAATGGTCGCTCATCTGGCTCGCCGAGATTCGTCATCGCCTGCAGCTGATCCCGGAGGTTTCCACGGCGGCCGCGGCCTCCGGTCCGTTCGCGCGGGTGCCGCACCTCGCCTTCTTCCTGCACGACGAGGTGATCCTGCACGTCCCGCAGGAGCATGCGGAGACCGCGGCTGAGGCGGTCCGGGAAGCCGCGTCCGTCGCCACCACCCGTCTCTTCGGCTCTTTCCCGATCGATGTGCCCCTCGATCTGCGCATCGCCGAGTCCGCCGAGAAGTAG
- a CDS encoding arylsulfatase, producing the protein MAKKPNIILFMSDDVGWGDLGCYGGGENRGAPTPNLDRLAAEGLQFMSFYGQPSCTPGRAAALTGRLPIRSGMTTVAFPGDGGGLPAPEWTLASVLKKADYATCHIGKWHLGEADYAMPTAHGFDEMYNTTLYHLNAYTYTDKAFNPDFPFDDEATMKMWGNVIGALDGKAGEEPTEVEKLSSENIPFIDEKSTDRAIDYIEAHANADEPFFLYLNTAKLHQPNIPHPDFEGASMGKSKFLDSLVELDHRVGTVMDKIRELGIAEDTLVVWTTDNGAWQDVYPDCGYTPYRGTKGTDYEGGSRVPAIAWWPGTIEAGRRNSEIVGSLDLMATFASLAGVDLPTEDREGEPTIFDSYDQSALLKGESGSTRDHWLYMTETEMIPGAVRVGKWKAIWNVRDQWRGPSSYTAIVPELFDLWQDPQERYDIFMTSFAEKTWQAPQMAARLLSVLPSYQKYPNRPLQSAGISYAMFDVEDAQVQQQIQKMLHGLTSSA; encoded by the coding sequence ATGGCGAAGAAGCCCAACATCATTCTTTTCATGTCCGACGACGTCGGGTGGGGCGACCTCGGATGCTACGGAGGCGGCGAGAACCGCGGTGCTCCGACGCCGAACCTCGACCGACTCGCCGCAGAGGGACTGCAGTTCATGTCCTTCTACGGACAGCCGAGCTGCACGCCCGGACGCGCTGCCGCTCTGACGGGCCGCCTCCCGATCCGCAGCGGGATGACGACGGTCGCGTTCCCCGGAGACGGGGGAGGGCTGCCGGCCCCGGAGTGGACGCTGGCGAGCGTGCTGAAGAAGGCCGACTACGCCACGTGCCACATCGGGAAATGGCATCTGGGTGAAGCGGACTACGCGATGCCGACTGCGCACGGCTTCGACGAGATGTACAACACGACTCTCTATCACCTGAACGCGTACACCTACACCGACAAGGCGTTCAACCCCGACTTCCCGTTCGACGACGAGGCCACCATGAAGATGTGGGGCAACGTCATCGGAGCGCTCGACGGGAAGGCCGGGGAGGAACCGACCGAGGTGGAGAAGCTGAGTTCCGAGAACATCCCGTTCATCGACGAGAAGTCGACGGATCGCGCGATCGACTACATCGAAGCCCATGCGAATGCCGATGAGCCGTTCTTCCTCTACCTGAACACCGCCAAGCTGCACCAGCCCAACATCCCGCACCCGGACTTCGAGGGGGCTTCGATGGGCAAGTCGAAGTTCCTCGACTCACTCGTCGAGCTCGATCACCGTGTGGGGACCGTCATGGACAAGATCCGTGAACTCGGGATCGCCGAAGACACCCTCGTCGTGTGGACCACCGACAACGGTGCCTGGCAGGACGTGTATCCGGACTGCGGATACACGCCGTACCGCGGGACCAAGGGCACGGACTACGAGGGTGGCAGTCGGGTCCCCGCGATCGCCTGGTGGCCCGGAACCATCGAAGCCGGTCGTCGCAACTCGGAGATCGTCGGATCGCTCGACCTGATGGCGACGTTCGCGAGTCTGGCGGGAGTGGACCTCCCCACGGAGGATCGCGAAGGGGAGCCGACGATCTTCGACAGTTACGACCAATCGGCGCTTCTGAAGGGCGAGAGCGGCTCCACGCGAGACCACTGGCTCTACATGACGGAGACCGAGATGATCCCCGGAGCCGTGCGCGTCGGTAAGTGGAAGGCGATCTGGAACGTCCGGGATCAGTGGCGCGGGCCTTCGTCCTACACGGCGATCGTGCCCGAGCTCTTCGATCTCTGGCAGGATCCGCAGGAGCGGTACGACATCTTCATGACGAGTTTCGCGGAGAAGACGTGGCAGGCGCCGCAGATGGCAGCGCGACTGCTGAGCGTTCTTCCCAGTTATCAGAAGTATCCGAACCGACCTCTCCAGTCGGCCGGCATCAGCTACGCGATGTTCGATGTCGAAGATGCGCAGGTGCAGCAGCAGATCCAGAAGATGCTCCACGGCCTGACATCCAGCGCCTGA
- the ppgK gene encoding polyphosphate--glucose phosphotransferase — MAKAIGVDIGGTGIKAGIVDLEHGVMASDRVRVPTPAGASPQDVLVAVQTVLKTLDVHESTLPLGVAFPAIVKRGKTLSAANVSKEWIDFDAERFFRDGLGRNIVFVNDADAAGVAEARHGAARDVRGFTLLTTLGTGIGSAFLYDGILLPNTELGHLNFREYESVETYAATSAREREGLTWAEWAERLQAFYSHIEFLFSPDLFVVGGGVSKNAGDFLPLLDLKTPIVPAIHRNNSGIIGAASLAGD; from the coding sequence ATGGCAAAAGCGATCGGCGTCGACATCGGCGGCACGGGAATCAAAGCGGGAATCGTCGACCTCGAGCACGGTGTCATGGCATCCGATCGGGTGCGGGTCCCCACTCCGGCGGGCGCATCGCCGCAGGACGTGCTCGTGGCCGTGCAGACGGTCCTGAAGACCCTTGACGTGCATGAATCCACGCTTCCGCTCGGCGTGGCGTTCCCGGCGATCGTCAAGCGTGGCAAGACGCTCTCCGCTGCCAACGTGTCCAAGGAATGGATCGACTTCGACGCCGAGCGGTTCTTCCGCGACGGCCTCGGCCGCAACATCGTGTTCGTGAACGATGCGGACGCGGCCGGCGTCGCCGAGGCCCGACACGGCGCGGCCAGGGATGTGCGTGGCTTCACCCTGCTCACGACACTCGGCACAGGCATCGGTTCCGCTTTCCTCTACGACGGCATCCTGTTGCCGAACACCGAGCTCGGACACCTCAACTTCCGCGAGTACGAGTCGGTCGAGACCTACGCCGCGACGTCGGCGCGCGAACGCGAAGGCCTCACCTGGGCCGAGTGGGCGGAGCGCCTCCAGGCGTTCTACTCGCATATCGAGTTCCTGTTCAGCCCCGACCTGTTCGTGGTCGGCGGTGGCGTGTCGAAGAACGCCGGCGACTTCCTCCCGCTGCTCGACCTGAAGACGCCGATCGTCCCGGCGATCCACCGGAACAACTCGGGCATCATCGGTGCGGCGTCTCTGGCCGGCGACTGA
- the glnA gene encoding type I glutamate--ammonia ligase codes for MDKQRDFVLRTIEERGVKFVRLWFTDVIGTLKSVAIAPAEVEGAFAEGIGFDGSAIEGLTRTQESDLLAQPDPTTFQTLPWRGEIDPTARMFCDLTTPDGQPAVADPRHVLKRTLAKAADAGFTFYTHPEIEFYLLKSSSFGPEGPVPVDSAGYFDNVPGGTAHDFRRRSVRMLEDLGISVEFSHHEGGPGQNEIDLRYADALTTADNVMTFRTVIKEVAIEQGVYATFMPKPLSGQPGSGMHTHMSLFEGDQNAFYEEGAKYQLSKTGRHFIAGLLKHANEISAVTNQFVNSYKRLWGGDEAPSFITWGHNNRSALVRVPMYKPNKGQSSRVEYRALDSAANPYLAYALMLAAGLKGIEEGYELPPEAEDNVWALSDAERRALGYSALPASLDHALEYMEESELVAETLGEQVFNYVLLNKRKEWEAYRGQVTPLELKNNLELL; via the coding sequence ATGGACAAGCAGAGGGACTTCGTCCTGCGGACGATCGAAGAGCGCGGCGTCAAGTTCGTGCGCCTGTGGTTCACGGACGTCATCGGCACGCTCAAGTCGGTGGCGATCGCCCCGGCCGAGGTCGAGGGCGCGTTCGCGGAGGGGATCGGCTTCGACGGCTCCGCCATCGAAGGACTGACCCGTACGCAGGAGTCCGACCTGCTGGCCCAGCCTGATCCGACCACGTTCCAGACGCTGCCGTGGCGCGGCGAGATCGATCCGACGGCGCGCATGTTCTGCGACCTGACGACGCCCGACGGTCAGCCGGCCGTCGCCGACCCGCGGCATGTGCTCAAGCGCACACTCGCGAAGGCCGCGGACGCGGGCTTCACCTTCTACACGCACCCCGAGATCGAGTTCTACCTGCTCAAGTCGTCGTCGTTCGGGCCCGAGGGACCCGTCCCCGTGGACTCGGCCGGCTACTTCGACAACGTCCCCGGTGGCACGGCGCACGACTTCCGCCGCCGTTCGGTGCGCATGCTGGAAGACCTCGGCATCTCCGTCGAGTTCAGCCACCACGAGGGCGGTCCCGGACAGAACGAGATCGACCTGCGGTACGCCGATGCGCTGACGACGGCCGACAACGTGATGACCTTCCGCACCGTGATCAAGGAGGTGGCGATCGAGCAGGGCGTCTACGCGACGTTCATGCCGAAGCCGCTCAGCGGGCAGCCGGGGAGTGGGATGCACACCCACATGTCGCTCTTCGAAGGCGACCAGAACGCCTTCTACGAAGAGGGCGCCAAGTACCAGCTCTCCAAGACCGGGCGCCACTTCATCGCGGGCCTGCTGAAGCACGCCAACGAGATCTCCGCGGTCACGAACCAGTTCGTCAACTCCTACAAGCGGCTCTGGGGCGGCGACGAGGCCCCGAGCTTCATCACCTGGGGACACAACAACCGCTCCGCGCTCGTGCGGGTGCCCATGTACAAGCCGAACAAGGGGCAGTCGTCACGAGTCGAGTACCGTGCGCTCGATTCCGCGGCGAACCCGTACCTCGCCTACGCGCTCATGCTCGCTGCTGGGCTGAAGGGCATCGAAGAGGGCTACGAGCTCCCGCCCGAGGCTGAGGACAACGTGTGGGCGCTCAGCGACGCCGAGCGACGTGCGCTGGGCTACTCGGCTCTGCCGGCGAGCCTCGACCACGCCCTCGAGTACATGGAGGAGTCGGAGCTCGTCGCCGAGACGCTCGGCGAGCAGGTCTTCAACTACGTACTGCTCAACAAGCGCAAGGAGTGGGAGGCGTACCGGGGGCAGGTGACCCCGCTGGAGCTGAAGAACAACCTCGAGCTGCTCTGA
- a CDS encoding bifunctional [glutamine synthetase] adenylyltransferase/[glutamine synthetase]-adenylyl-L-tyrosine phosphorylase, translating into MVRPDDSVSLSALARLGFAELSEAAASLTELAEILDRPHGVLLEADDAADPDAAVRGLLRVARRDAGPLRALLDDEVTRRQVWRVFGASEGLADFFLRHPEQLSVLEGSVSGLPTSQEMQERLLASVGARDGFAQTGDDDAVVAIRVAYRRSLAAIAAYDLTHPSPATIVAEVSAALADLAGAALEASLAVARTRLQESLSTDEVAATRLAVIGMGKAGARELNYVSDVDVIFVGGTRDEDVVSEAKAMDIATRLARETMRNLSGIEIEPPLWEVDAALRPEGKQGALVRSVASHLAYYDRWAKSWEFQALLKARPLAGDPELGAEYIAAVQPKIWSSAARQDFVESVQRMRERVMEYIDPEDVPYQLKLGAGGLRDIEFTVQLLQLVHGLTDETLRTRGTLESLDALVAGGYIGRTDAATFADDYRVLRLMEHRLQLRELSRTHLMPRTPAGLRVLARATGLAESGGAVWSRWESVRREVREIHTRLFYRPLLSAVAGLPEEERTLSAAQAHDRLAAIGFRDPAGALRHIGALTSGISRKATIQRHLMPIMVRWFADGSDPDYALLAFRRISERLGDTPWFLRMLRDSSGAAESLTRLLSSSRYIGELLEWIPESVAWLDSSGRLRPRGAAALDEEARAIQARHETIGDALRAVRALRRRELLRTAMGAVLGVLTIEEVATALTDITEATIQAALRAVLREVVPAEDEDLDFAVIAMGRFGGAELGFGSDADILYVYDANGVDPPRAQKLATQIVAGLREHVTDHRLPLDLDADLRPEGRNGPVVRSIEAYTEYYRRWSLSWEAQALLRARGVAGSTKLIEKFTALADTIRYPEAVDLQSTREIKRIKARVEGERLPQGADPRRHLKLGPGTLSDVEWLVQMLQLQHAHAIPGLRTTSTLGALDAAVEAGLVTEDDAERLREAWRLSSRLRSAITLLTGKTSDLLPVDRRQLDAIGRLLGYPDRSATELEEDYLGVTRRARKTFEDLFYG; encoded by the coding sequence ATGGTCCGTCCGGACGACTCCGTCTCGCTCTCGGCGCTGGCCCGGCTCGGCTTCGCGGAACTGAGCGAGGCCGCGGCTTCCCTCACGGAACTCGCCGAGATCCTCGACCGACCGCACGGCGTGCTGCTCGAAGCAGACGACGCCGCGGACCCCGATGCCGCCGTGCGCGGGCTCCTCCGAGTGGCGCGCCGGGATGCGGGACCCCTGCGGGCGCTTCTCGACGACGAGGTGACCCGTCGACAGGTGTGGCGCGTGTTCGGTGCGTCGGAAGGGCTCGCCGACTTCTTCCTCCGTCACCCCGAGCAGCTCTCGGTCCTCGAAGGCTCGGTCAGCGGTCTGCCGACCTCGCAGGAGATGCAAGAGCGTTTGCTCGCGTCGGTGGGCGCGCGAGACGGATTCGCGCAGACGGGTGATGACGACGCCGTGGTCGCGATCAGGGTCGCGTACCGTCGCAGCCTCGCCGCCATTGCGGCATACGACCTCACGCACCCGTCGCCCGCGACCATCGTCGCCGAGGTGTCGGCCGCACTCGCTGATCTCGCCGGCGCCGCACTCGAAGCGTCGCTCGCCGTCGCCAGGACGCGCCTCCAGGAGTCGTTGAGCACGGACGAGGTCGCCGCCACGCGCCTCGCCGTGATCGGTATGGGCAAAGCCGGTGCCAGGGAACTGAACTACGTCAGCGACGTGGACGTGATCTTCGTCGGCGGCACCAGAGACGAAGACGTCGTGAGCGAAGCGAAGGCGATGGACATCGCCACCCGACTCGCGCGCGAGACCATGCGGAATCTGAGCGGCATCGAAATCGAGCCGCCGCTGTGGGAGGTGGACGCCGCGCTCCGACCGGAGGGCAAGCAAGGAGCACTGGTCCGTTCCGTCGCCTCCCATCTGGCGTACTACGATCGCTGGGCCAAGAGCTGGGAGTTCCAAGCCCTGCTCAAAGCGCGCCCCCTCGCAGGGGACCCCGAGCTCGGTGCGGAGTACATCGCTGCCGTGCAACCGAAGATCTGGTCGAGCGCGGCCAGGCAGGACTTCGTCGAGAGCGTCCAGCGGATGCGTGAGCGGGTGATGGAGTACATTGACCCCGAAGACGTGCCCTATCAGCTCAAGCTCGGCGCCGGTGGACTCCGGGACATCGAGTTCACGGTCCAGCTTCTGCAGCTCGTCCACGGCCTCACCGACGAGACGCTGCGTACGCGCGGCACGCTCGAGAGCCTCGATGCACTGGTCGCCGGCGGATACATCGGGCGCACGGACGCGGCCACCTTCGCCGACGACTACCGGGTGTTGCGCCTGATGGAGCACCGTCTGCAGCTGCGCGAGCTCAGCCGGACCCACCTCATGCCCCGAACCCCCGCGGGGCTGCGGGTGCTCGCTCGTGCCACCGGATTGGCCGAGAGCGGTGGCGCGGTCTGGTCCCGCTGGGAGAGCGTGCGGCGTGAGGTGCGGGAGATCCACACACGGCTGTTCTACCGGCCGCTTCTCAGCGCGGTCGCCGGACTCCCCGAAGAGGAGCGCACGCTCTCGGCTGCGCAGGCACATGACCGACTGGCGGCGATCGGGTTCCGCGACCCCGCGGGAGCCCTCCGTCACATCGGCGCTCTCACGAGCGGGATCTCTCGCAAGGCCACCATCCAGCGTCATCTGATGCCCATCATGGTGCGCTGGTTCGCCGACGGGAGCGACCCCGACTATGCCCTCCTCGCCTTCCGGCGGATCAGCGAGCGCCTCGGCGACACCCCCTGGTTCCTCCGGATGCTGCGGGACTCCTCCGGCGCTGCCGAGAGCCTGACACGCTTGCTCTCCTCCTCGCGGTACATCGGTGAGCTGTTGGAGTGGATCCCCGAGTCGGTCGCGTGGCTGGACAGCTCCGGACGGCTGCGCCCCCGCGGAGCCGCGGCGTTGGATGAGGAGGCGCGGGCGATCCAGGCGCGTCACGAGACCATCGGCGACGCCCTGCGTGCCGTGCGCGCGCTGCGTCGCCGGGAGCTTCTCCGTACGGCGATGGGGGCGGTCCTCGGCGTGCTCACCATCGAAGAGGTGGCGACGGCACTCACGGACATCACCGAGGCGACCATCCAGGCCGCCCTGCGCGCCGTGCTCCGCGAGGTGGTCCCTGCGGAGGACGAGGATCTGGACTTCGCCGTCATCGCGATGGGGCGTTTCGGGGGAGCCGAACTCGGTTTCGGTTCGGATGCCGACATCCTCTACGTGTACGACGCGAACGGCGTCGACCCGCCGCGCGCGCAGAAGCTCGCCACGCAGATCGTCGCCGGACTCCGCGAGCACGTCACCGACCACAGGCTCCCGCTCGACCTCGATGCCGATCTCCGTCCGGAGGGGCGCAACGGTCCCGTCGTTCGATCCATCGAGGCGTACACCGAGTACTACCGTCGCTGGTCGTTGTCGTGGGAGGCGCAGGCGCTGCTGCGCGCACGAGGCGTGGCCGGGAGCACGAAGCTGATCGAGAAGTTCACCGCGCTGGCGGACACGATCCGCTATCCCGAGGCGGTCGACCTCCAGAGCACGCGCGAGATCAAGCGCATCAAGGCCAGGGTCGAGGGCGAGCGACTGCCGCAGGGCGCGGACCCCAGGCGGCATCTGAAGCTCGGCCCCGGAACGCTCAGCGATGTCGAATGGCTGGTGCAGATGCTGCAGCTCCAGCACGCTCATGCGATTCCCGGTCTGCGCACGACCTCGACGTTGGGCGCGCTTGATGCCGCCGTCGAAGCGGGGCTCGTGACCGAAGACGACGCCGAGCGGCTGCGCGAGGCGTGGCGACTGTCGAGCAGGCTCCGCTCGGCGATCACCCTCCTGACGGGCAAGACGAGCGATCTGCTTCCGGTGGATCGACGACAGCTGGATGCAATCGGTCGCCTTCTGGGCTATCCCGACCGGTCGGCGACCGAGCTCGAGGAGGACTACCTGGGTGTCACACGGCGTGCACGCAAGACCTTCGAGGACCTGTTCTACGGCTGA
- a CDS encoding diacylglycerol/lipid kinase family protein, whose translation MTHARIGIVWNPSKVEQADLHDAVAGVFDDSYDVRWWETTPEDPGRGMAREARADARDLVIAVGGDGTVRAVAEALAGSETALGIVPQGTGNLLARNLEVPLNDVTAALERIRDAEARRIDLGWVSYDGTEHAFAVMVGFGIDAQMLVETDDDLKSKAGWLAYVEAMGRALAGTEMTEITLAIDGEKAVALRGHTMLIGNCGMVQGGIRLLPDAVLDDGKLDVLMVSADGALQWLDTLRSFVWDNGIRRLFGATDEAVSTDSTRHLPVERIDVELATPLMFEIDGEEMGEVSAFEVRVEPGALLVR comes from the coding sequence ATGACTCACGCGCGCATCGGCATCGTCTGGAATCCTTCGAAGGTCGAGCAGGCGGATCTGCACGATGCGGTAGCCGGCGTCTTCGACGATTCGTATGACGTCCGTTGGTGGGAGACGACTCCGGAGGACCCCGGTCGCGGCATGGCTCGGGAGGCGCGTGCTGACGCCAGGGACCTGGTGATCGCGGTCGGTGGTGACGGCACCGTCCGCGCGGTCGCAGAGGCGCTGGCAGGCTCGGAGACGGCGCTCGGGATCGTGCCGCAGGGGACGGGCAACCTTCTCGCTCGCAACCTCGAGGTCCCGCTGAACGATGTGACCGCCGCGCTGGAACGCATCCGTGATGCCGAGGCACGTCGCATCGACCTGGGATGGGTGTCGTACGACGGAACCGAGCATGCGTTCGCCGTGATGGTCGGCTTCGGTATCGACGCGCAGATGTTGGTCGAGACCGACGACGACCTCAAGTCGAAGGCCGGATGGCTCGCCTATGTCGAAGCGATGGGCCGCGCCCTCGCCGGCACAGAGATGACGGAGATCACTCTCGCCATCGACGGGGAGAAGGCGGTCGCCCTGCGCGGGCACACCATGCTGATCGGCAACTGCGGGATGGTGCAGGGCGGGATCAGACTGCTGCCGGACGCCGTGCTCGACGACGGCAAGCTCGATGTGCTCATGGTCAGTGCAGACGGGGCGCTGCAGTGGCTCGACACCCTGCGGTCCTTCGTCTGGGACAACGGCATCCGCCGTCTGTTCGGCGCCACGGACGAAGCCGTCAGCACGGATTCCACACGCCACCTTCCCGTCGAGCGCATCGACGTCGAGTTGGCGACGCCGCTCATGTTCGAGATCGATGGCGAGGAGATGGGGGAAGTCTCCGCCTTCGAGGTGCGCGTGGAGCCCGGCGCCCTGCTCGTCCGGTAG